One region of Vibrio pelagius genomic DNA includes:
- the mlaE gene encoding lipid asymmetry maintenance ABC transporter permease subunit MlaE: MFVNYIAGVGRRTLAMCEAFGRASLMLSGAFFGIPRLKNFPLLVKQLYSVGVQSLAIIVVSGLFIGMVLSLQGYVVLIDYGAEGNLGQMVALSLLRELGPVVTALLFAGRAGSALTAEIGLMKATEQISSLEMMAVDPLKRVIAPRLWAGLISMPLLAMIFMAVGIWGGQLVGVDWKGIDHGSFWSAMQSSVELGRDIGNSMIKCMVFAITVTWIALFNGYDAIPTSEGISRATTRTVVHSSLAVLGLDFVLTALMFGN; the protein is encoded by the coding sequence ATGTTTGTAAATTATATCGCTGGAGTCGGTCGCCGAACATTAGCGATGTGCGAAGCATTTGGTCGCGCAAGTTTGATGTTGTCGGGCGCTTTTTTCGGTATTCCGCGCTTAAAAAACTTCCCGCTATTGGTGAAGCAGTTATATAGCGTAGGAGTTCAGTCACTGGCGATCATCGTCGTCTCTGGACTGTTTATCGGTATGGTACTCAGCTTACAAGGCTACGTGGTACTGATTGATTATGGTGCAGAAGGTAACCTCGGCCAGATGGTCGCTTTGTCACTGCTGCGTGAATTGGGTCCGGTAGTGACAGCGCTGCTTTTTGCAGGGCGAGCAGGTTCTGCTTTAACGGCTGAGATTGGCTTAATGAAGGCAACCGAGCAGATATCTAGCCTCGAAATGATGGCAGTAGACCCACTAAAGCGCGTGATCGCACCGCGGCTTTGGGCTGGCCTTATTTCAATGCCACTGTTGGCTATGATTTTTATGGCGGTTGGTATCTGGGGCGGTCAACTGGTTGGTGTGGATTGGAAAGGCATTGATCACGGCAGCTTCTGGTCGGCGATGCAGTCTTCAGTTGAGCTAGGACGAGATATTGGCAACAGCATGATCAAATGCATGGTGTTCGCAATTACCGTCACTTGGATTGCTCTGTTTAATGGCTATGACGCAATACCAACCTCGGAAGGTATTAGCCGTGCAACCACTCGCACCGTGGTGCACTCTTCTCTAGCAGTATTAGGGCTAGATTTTGTTCTTACAGCATTGATGTTCGGGAATTAA
- a CDS encoding STAS domain-containing protein, whose protein sequence is MSQTQWSELSSAEFQLSGDLDRDSVPAIWRTLKAWKTTESRVQVNLNTVERIDSSGMVMLIHLIEHAKNQNCHIMLSFVPEQLRTLFQLSNIQPMMAEHLKD, encoded by the coding sequence ATGAGTCAAACGCAATGGAGCGAGCTTAGCTCGGCCGAATTTCAGCTAAGTGGTGATTTAGACCGCGACAGCGTGCCTGCAATTTGGCGCACATTAAAGGCATGGAAAACGACAGAATCTCGCGTGCAAGTGAACCTCAACACGGTTGAGCGTATCGATTCATCAGGAATGGTGATGCTAATTCACTTAATAGAGCATGCAAAAAATCAAAACTGTCATATAATGCTCAGTTTCGTGCCAGAACAATTACGAACGTTGTTCCAATTGAGCAATATCCAGCCAATGATGGCAGAACACTTAAAAGATTAG
- a CDS encoding ABC transporter substrate-binding protein, translated as MMVVAVIFATNVVAKENIDQTQPYQMMTQVSEVAFNRLKVEQESIKQDPELLKVIVEEELMPYVNAQYAALKLLGPNLKGAKKDDVLVFIDAFREYLVSSYAQVLTQYTDQTIQFGPEPNIKPDSRITSIKVDIIDSPRPNIKLEFKLRKDKKTGEWKAFDMVAEGISLLSSKQSEWNTKIRQQGILSVAKELEQLAAQPIRFESSKK; from the coding sequence ATGATGGTCGTGGCTGTGATCTTTGCGACTAATGTTGTAGCCAAAGAGAATATTGACCAAACACAGCCTTATCAAATGATGACCCAGGTTTCTGAGGTGGCATTTAACCGTCTCAAGGTAGAGCAAGAGAGCATCAAACAAGACCCAGAGTTGTTGAAGGTGATTGTTGAAGAAGAGCTGATGCCTTATGTCAACGCACAGTACGCAGCACTAAAACTATTGGGACCAAATCTGAAAGGTGCCAAGAAAGATGACGTACTCGTCTTCATTGACGCGTTCCGTGAATACCTTGTTTCTTCTTATGCTCAAGTGCTGACACAATACACGGACCAAACTATTCAGTTTGGCCCAGAGCCAAATATCAAACCTGATAGCCGTATTACCAGCATCAAAGTCGACATCATTGATTCGCCAAGACCGAACATCAAACTTGAGTTTAAGCTGCGTAAAGATAAGAAAACCGGTGAGTGGAAAGCCTTTGATATGGTGGCTGAAGGGATCAGTCTACTCTCGAGTAAACAATCAGAGTGGAACACTAAGATTCGCCAACAAGGGATTCTTTCTGTGGCTAAAGAATTAGAGCAGTTAGCGGCGCAACCTATTCGTTTTGAGAGCTCGAAAAAATGA
- the kdsC gene encoding 3-deoxy-manno-octulosonate-8-phosphatase KdsC gives MTQTVATLYGSVDADVFQIAKEIKLLICDVDGVFSDGLVYMGNQGEELKTFHTRDGYGIKSLMNAGIEIAIITGRQSQIVENRMTALGIKLIYQGQDDKVKAYQDICDKLNIAPEHTGYIGDDLIDWPVMEKVALKVCVADGHPLLVQRANYVTNIKGGHGAVREVCDLILQARDELDVHKGLSI, from the coding sequence ATGACTCAAACTGTTGCCACACTTTACGGTTCTGTCGATGCTGACGTTTTTCAGATCGCGAAAGAGATAAAGCTGCTAATCTGTGATGTAGACGGCGTGTTTTCTGATGGTCTTGTTTACATGGGTAACCAAGGTGAAGAGCTTAAGACCTTCCATACCCGCGATGGCTACGGCATTAAGTCTTTAATGAATGCAGGGATTGAAATCGCCATCATTACCGGGCGTCAATCACAAATCGTCGAAAACCGCATGACAGCTCTCGGTATTAAGCTGATCTATCAAGGTCAAGACGACAAGGTTAAAGCTTATCAAGATATCTGCGATAAACTGAATATAGCTCCAGAGCATACTGGCTACATTGGTGATGACCTGATTGACTGGCCAGTGATGGAAAAAGTGGCATTGAAAGTGTGTGTCGCGGATGGTCACCCGCTACTCGTGCAACGAGCAAACTACGTAACCAATATTAAAGGTGGTCACGGAGCCGTGCGTGAAGTTTGCGACCTTATTTTACAAGCAAGGGATGAGCTAGACGTGCACAAAGGTCTAAGCATATGA
- the mlaF gene encoding phospholipid ABC transporter ATP-binding protein MlaF, with product MLKNELVKVKNLSFSRGERVIFDNIDLEVPQGKVTAIMGPSGIGKTTLLRLIGGQLPPDQGEIWFDGDNIPSLSRRKLYQARKKMSMLFQSGALFTDLNVFDNVAFPLREHTELDESLIRTVVLLKLEAVGLRGAAQLMPSELSGGMARRAALARAIALDPDLIMYDEPFVGQDPITMGVLVELIRNLNQALGLTSIVVSHDVPEVMSIADWVYLLADGKIIAKGTPEELRQNADPRVQQFLNGEADGPVPFRFPAQSLEKDLF from the coding sequence ATGCTAAAGAATGAGCTTGTGAAAGTTAAGAACCTCAGCTTTTCTCGAGGGGAACGAGTGATTTTCGATAATATCGATCTCGAAGTTCCTCAAGGAAAAGTAACGGCCATCATGGGACCATCGGGCATCGGTAAAACGACGTTGTTGCGCTTAATTGGTGGGCAGCTCCCTCCAGATCAAGGTGAAATTTGGTTTGATGGTGACAACATTCCGAGTTTATCGCGACGTAAGCTTTACCAAGCTCGTAAAAAAATGAGCATGTTGTTCCAGTCAGGGGCACTTTTTACTGATCTTAATGTCTTCGATAACGTTGCTTTTCCGCTGCGTGAACACACTGAATTAGATGAGTCTCTGATTCGCACCGTTGTGCTGCTTAAACTTGAGGCTGTTGGACTGCGTGGTGCAGCGCAGTTAATGCCGAGTGAGTTGTCTGGCGGTATGGCAAGGCGTGCGGCGCTAGCAAGAGCAATCGCTCTCGATCCCGACCTCATTATGTACGATGAACCCTTTGTTGGTCAGGACCCTATCACTATGGGTGTATTGGTTGAGCTTATTCGTAATCTTAATCAAGCGTTAGGTCTCACCTCAATTGTGGTATCGCACGATGTGCCAGAGGTGATGAGCATTGCTGATTGGGTTTACCTACTCGCCGATGGCAAAATTATTGCGAAAGGGACGCCTGAAGAGCTGCGACAAAATGCCGATCCACGAGTACAGCAATTCTTGAATGGTGAAGCGGATGGCCCAGTTCCGTTTCGTTTCCCAGCCCAAAGTTTAGAGAAGGATCTATTCTAG
- the kdsD gene encoding arabinose-5-phosphate isomerase KdsD gives MSQSFDYRSVAKQVLEIEVAGLNQLDQYFNDDFCRACDLILNNQGKVVVMGMGKSGHIGNKIAATLASTGTSAFFVHPGEAAHGDLGMVESGDIVIAISNSGESDEILSLFPVLKRLNIKIISMTGKPKSNMATLSDIHLQITVPEEACPLGLAPTSSTTATLVMGDALAVALLQARGFTAEDFALSHPGGALGRQLLLKLEDIMHTGDELPKVAPNALVRDALLEISQKGLGMTAVVDEQDKMLGIFTDGDLRRILDKRIDIHTTQIGDVMTQNPTVADPNILAVEGLNLMQEKSINGLMLCQNGMLVGALNMHDLLKAGVM, from the coding sequence ATGTCTCAATCATTCGATTACCGTAGTGTTGCTAAACAAGTATTAGAGATTGAAGTTGCTGGCCTCAATCAACTTGATCAGTACTTTAATGACGACTTTTGTCGCGCTTGTGATCTCATCCTCAACAACCAGGGCAAAGTGGTTGTAATGGGAATGGGTAAATCAGGACACATCGGCAATAAGATTGCTGCGACACTGGCGAGCACTGGCACCTCCGCGTTTTTTGTTCATCCAGGTGAAGCCGCACATGGTGATTTGGGCATGGTCGAATCGGGCGATATCGTAATAGCGATCTCCAACTCTGGCGAATCAGATGAGATTCTTAGCCTATTTCCGGTGCTAAAACGCTTAAACATCAAAATCATCAGTATGACAGGCAAACCAAAGTCGAACATGGCGACCCTGTCAGATATCCATCTTCAAATAACTGTACCTGAAGAGGCGTGCCCGCTTGGTTTGGCACCAACCAGCAGTACAACCGCTACACTAGTAATGGGTGATGCTCTGGCTGTCGCACTACTGCAAGCGCGTGGCTTTACAGCGGAAGACTTTGCGCTGTCGCATCCAGGTGGAGCACTCGGTCGCCAGCTGTTATTGAAGCTGGAAGATATTATGCATACCGGTGATGAACTGCCTAAAGTAGCTCCCAATGCACTTGTTCGTGATGCTCTACTTGAGATCTCCCAGAAAGGTTTAGGTATGACCGCAGTTGTCGATGAACAAGATAAAATGCTCGGTATATTTACCGATGGGGATTTACGCAGAATCTTAGACAAACGCATCGATATACATACGACTCAAATTGGTGATGTGATGACGCAAAACCCAACCGTGGCCGATCCAAACATCTTGGCAGTCGAAGGTCTTAACTTGATGCAAGAGAAGAGCATCAACGGTTTGATGCTTTGCCAAAATGGAATGCTGGTTGGCGCGCTTAACATGCACGACCTACTGAAAGCAGGAGTAATGTAA
- the murA gene encoding UDP-N-acetylglucosamine 1-carboxyvinyltransferase: MEKFRVIGSDQPLNGEVKISGAKNAALPILFASILAEEPVEVSNVPHLRDIDTTMELLKRLGAKVSRNGSVHVDGSEINEFCAPYDLVKTMRASIWALGPLVARFGQGQVSLPGGCAIGARPVDLHIHGLEQLGAEITLEDGYVKANVDGRLKGAHIVMDKVSVGATITIMCAATLAEGTTVLDNSAREPEIVDTAEFLNKLGAKISGAGTDTITIEGVERLGGGKHAVVADRIETGTFLVAAAVSGGKVVCRNTSAHLLEAALAKLEEAGAKIETGEDWISLDMTDRELKAVKIVTAPHPGFPTDMQAQFTLLNMMAKGSGVITETIFENRFMHIPELQRMGAKAEIEGNTAICGETEKLSGAQVMATDLRASASLVIAGCIAQGETIVDRIYHIDRGYDKIEDKLSALGANITRFRESS, encoded by the coding sequence ATGGAAAAGTTTCGAGTTATTGGATCGGATCAGCCGTTAAACGGTGAAGTGAAGATCTCTGGTGCAAAAAATGCTGCACTACCTATTTTGTTTGCTTCAATTTTGGCAGAAGAGCCCGTTGAAGTAAGTAATGTTCCTCACCTACGTGATATCGACACCACAATGGAGCTACTTAAGCGCCTAGGTGCAAAAGTGTCTCGTAACGGGAGCGTACATGTCGATGGTAGCGAAATTAACGAATTTTGCGCACCGTATGATCTAGTAAAAACAATGCGAGCTTCGATTTGGGCTTTAGGGCCACTAGTGGCGCGTTTTGGTCAAGGCCAAGTATCACTGCCTGGTGGTTGTGCGATTGGTGCTCGTCCGGTGGATCTCCATATTCACGGTTTGGAGCAGCTAGGTGCCGAGATCACTCTAGAAGACGGCTATGTAAAAGCGAATGTTGATGGTCGTCTAAAGGGCGCGCACATCGTAATGGATAAGGTGAGCGTTGGTGCGACCATTACCATTATGTGTGCAGCAACATTGGCAGAAGGCACGACTGTACTTGATAACTCAGCGCGTGAGCCTGAGATTGTCGATACTGCGGAATTCCTAAACAAGCTAGGTGCGAAGATTTCTGGCGCAGGTACAGATACCATCACAATCGAAGGTGTTGAACGCCTTGGCGGTGGTAAGCATGCTGTAGTTGCCGACCGTATCGAGACGGGCACTTTCCTAGTAGCAGCGGCTGTGTCGGGCGGTAAAGTGGTTTGTCGCAATACTAGCGCGCATCTACTTGAAGCGGCTCTTGCTAAGCTTGAAGAAGCGGGTGCTAAGATTGAAACCGGCGAAGATTGGATCAGCCTTGATATGACTGACCGTGAGCTGAAAGCAGTTAAGATTGTAACGGCTCCACACCCGGGCTTCCCAACTGATATGCAGGCTCAGTTTACGCTGCTAAACATGATGGCGAAGGGCAGTGGCGTGATCACTGAAACGATTTTCGAAAACCGTTTCATGCACATCCCTGAACTACAGCGTATGGGCGCAAAAGCTGAGATTGAAGGTAATACTGCGATTTGTGGTGAGACTGAAAAACTGAGCGGTGCTCAAGTGATGGCAACTGACCTGCGTGCGTCAGCAAGCTTAGTGATTGCTGGCTGTATCGCGCAAGGGGAAACCATTGTTGACCGTATTTATCACATCGATCGTGGCTACGATAAGATTGAAGATAAGTTATCGGCCCTTGGTGCTAACATCACGCGTTTTCGTGAATCGAGCTAA
- a CDS encoding 1-acylglycerol-3-phosphate O-acyltransferase, with the protein MIAILRIFAVAIFAILMFVFGCGYCLLSPRNPKHVFTFGRYFGRMSKIFGITLDLRIPEDAYSRGQHVYIANHQNNWDLFTVSSAVTPKVVTVGKKSLAWMPLFGQLYWLTGNILIDRANRSKAVGTIDQVVNNLKGSDVSVWMFPEGTRSRGRGLLPFKTGAFHAAIGAGLPIIPIVCSSTGGIKLNRWNNGHVIVEMLPPVSIEGFDKSNVRELANECREQMKAKLAELDEEVKALNSK; encoded by the coding sequence ATGATAGCAATATTACGTATTTTCGCTGTAGCAATATTTGCGATTTTGATGTTTGTGTTTGGTTGTGGTTACTGCTTGTTAAGCCCACGCAATCCAAAGCACGTATTTACTTTCGGCCGTTACTTTGGCCGTATGTCAAAGATTTTCGGTATCACTCTGGACTTACGTATTCCAGAAGACGCGTACTCTCGTGGTCAACACGTCTATATTGCCAATCACCAAAACAACTGGGATCTATTCACAGTTTCTTCTGCCGTTACACCTAAAGTGGTTACGGTTGGTAAGAAGAGCTTAGCTTGGATGCCACTGTTTGGTCAGCTCTACTGGCTAACGGGTAACATCCTAATTGACCGTGCCAACCGTAGCAAAGCCGTTGGTACTATCGATCAAGTTGTAAATAACCTTAAAGGTAGCGATGTATCGGTGTGGATGTTCCCTGAAGGAACTCGCTCTCGTGGTCGTGGCCTATTACCATTTAAAACCGGTGCGTTCCATGCCGCAATTGGTGCTGGCTTACCAATTATCCCAATCGTATGTAGTTCTACAGGCGGAATCAAACTGAACCGTTGGAATAATGGTCACGTTATCGTAGAGATGCTGCCACCAGTCAGCATCGAAGGTTTTGATAAGTCGAATGTGCGTGAGCTAGCAAATGAGTGCCGCGAGCAGATGAAAGCAAAACTGGCAGAGCTTGATGAAGAAGTGAAAGCTCTCAACAGCAAGTAA
- the pyrI gene encoding aspartate carbamoyltransferase regulatory subunit, translating to MSKGTQLKVEAIKNGTVIDHIPANVGIKVLKLFDLHNSHQRVTIGLNLPSSALGGKDLLKIENVFVTEEQANKLALYAPHATVNQIEEYEVVKKLALELPDQINDVFECPNTNCITHNEPVESSFKIFEKNDDIRLKCKYCEKVFSREIVTER from the coding sequence ATGTCTAAAGGAACTCAGTTAAAAGTTGAAGCGATCAAAAACGGCACGGTAATCGACCATATTCCAGCAAACGTGGGTATCAAGGTATTAAAGCTGTTTGATCTGCATAACTCTCACCAGCGCGTGACTATCGGCCTTAACCTTCCTTCTTCTGCTCTAGGTGGCAAAGACCTACTGAAGATTGAGAATGTGTTCGTGACAGAAGAGCAAGCGAACAAGCTAGCACTTTACGCGCCGCACGCAACCGTGAACCAGATTGAAGAATACGAAGTAGTAAAGAAGCTGGCTCTAGAGCTACCAGACCAGATCAACGATGTATTTGAATGCCCAAATACCAACTGCATTACTCATAATGAGCCGGTCGAAAGCAGCTTTAAGATCTTTGAAAAAAATGACGATATTCGCTTAAAGTGCAAATACTGTGAAAAGGTCTTCTCTCGCGAGATCGTTACAGAGAGATAA
- a CDS encoding IS3 family transposase (programmed frameshift), protein MKSITRRTQCDYSLAFKLDVVDQVERGELTYKQAQDKYGIQGCSTVLVWLRKHGRLDWSGGTPRFMKKGLPMSEFNSPPTPEQRIKELEKKLEDTKLRADFFEEVVKVMERDHGVRVVKKHKGGVVQEQNIAQLTVTRFCQIINISRQAYYKQCLIDDRNRQRDKALLSFVRETRIKQARIGTRKLKYMMEKAGMKVGRDYLFSLLKHHRLLVKVKRAYHRTTDSHHRFYCHPNKIKDGFKPERPEQLWVADITYLPTYEGNSYVSLITDAYSRKIVGYSVDDNMQTKAVKQAFIRALRERRNQESLIHHSDRGSQYCSKEYQDLHSRHKIVCSMTDGYDCYQNALAERVNGILKMEYLLKKPKDVAQARKMVAESVEIYNQMRPHTALKYKTPDEVHRAF, encoded by the exons ATGAAATCAATAACTAGACGAACTCAATGTGATTACTCCCTCGCTTTTAAATTGGATGTTGTTGATCAAGTCGAGCGAGGTGAACTGACTTACAAACAAGCACAAGACAAGTACGGCATACAAGGTTGTTCTACAGTATTAGTGTGGCTCCGAAAGCACGGTCGACTTGATTGGTCTGGGGGCACACCTCGATTCATGAAGAAAGGTTTACCTATGTCTGAATTCAATTCACCACCTACACCAGAGCAACGTATCAAAGAGTTAGAAAAGAAACTCGAGGATACCAAACTGAGGGCCGACTTCTTTGAAGAAGTAGTAAAAGTTATGGAACGAGACCATGGTGTCCGCGTCGTAAAAAAGCACAAAGGTG GCGTCGTCCAAGAGCAAAACATAGCTCAGCTCACGGTGACTAGATTTTGCCAAATCATCAATATATCTAGGCAAGCATATTATAAACAGTGTCTTATTGACGATCGTAACAGGCAGCGTGACAAAGCTCTTCTGAGCTTTGTTCGTGAAACTCGCATCAAACAGGCTCGAATAGGAACGAGAAAGCTTAAGTACATGATGGAAAAAGCTGGAATGAAAGTAGGTCGGGATTATCTATTTTCTCTGCTTAAACATCATCGGCTGCTTGTGAAGGTTAAACGTGCTTACCATCGAACAACGGATAGCCATCATAGGTTTTACTGCCACCCAAATAAAATAAAGGATGGCTTTAAGCCCGAAAGACCGGAACAGTTGTGGGTTGCTGATATTACTTACCTTCCAACCTATGAGGGAAACAGTTACGTCAGTCTTATCACTGATGCCTATTCCAGAAAGATCGTCGGATACAGCGTGGATGACAACATGCAGACGAAGGCCGTAAAACAAGCTTTTATAAGAGCTTTGAGAGAACGTCGAAATCAGGAAAGCTTAATCCATCACTCAGATAGAGGCTCACAGTACTGTTCAAAGGAGTACCAAGACTTACACTCTAGGCACAAGATCGTGTGTTCCATGACTGATGGATATGACTGCTATCAAAATGCCTTGGCAGAGAGAGTAAATGGTATTTTGAAAATGGAATACTTGTTGAAGAAACCTAAAGATGTTGCTCAGGCGAGAAAAATGGTCGCCGAGTCAGTAGAAATCTATAATCAGATGAGGCCACATACGGCCTTAAAATACAAAACGCCCGATGAAGTACATCGAGCGTTTTGA
- the mlaD gene encoding outer membrane lipid asymmetry maintenance protein MlaD — MQQTRKLELWVGSFVIAGICAILIMIFQVADVKGLGSNHTYTLKATFDNIGSLKVRSPVKVGGVVVGRVNSIQLDTESYLPVVELSIDAKYDQFSETSSAQILTSGLIGEQYISLVPGFVFEDEEMLVDGDVIEDTKSALVLEDLIGQVLYSVGGSDEATTEE; from the coding sequence ATGCAACAAACTCGAAAATTAGAATTATGGGTCGGTAGCTTTGTTATCGCGGGAATTTGCGCAATCTTAATCATGATCTTTCAAGTCGCTGACGTGAAAGGGCTAGGTTCCAACCATACTTACACACTAAAAGCGACGTTCGATAATATCGGTAGCTTGAAAGTTCGCTCTCCGGTGAAGGTTGGTGGCGTTGTCGTTGGCCGCGTGAACAGCATTCAGCTAGATACAGAAAGTTATCTACCTGTCGTCGAGCTATCGATTGATGCGAAATATGACCAGTTTTCAGAAACCTCAAGTGCACAGATTTTGACATCAGGTTTGATTGGTGAGCAGTACATCAGCCTAGTGCCCGGCTTTGTCTTTGAAGATGAAGAGATGTTGGTTGACGGTGATGTTATCGAAGACACCAAATCTGCATTAGTATTAGAAGATCTAATTGGCCAAGTGCTTTACAGCGTTGGCGGCTCTGACGAAGCGACAACTGAGGAATAA
- the ibaG gene encoding BolA family iron metabolism protein IbaG produces the protein MDSTKVQELLAEALNLQEIIVKGEGSHYEVVAVDACFDGMNRVKKQQLIYGPLMEYIQRNDIHALSIKAYTPEEWERDKKLMSL, from the coding sequence GTGGACAGCACAAAAGTACAAGAATTATTAGCAGAGGCACTTAACCTTCAAGAGATTATCGTGAAGGGCGAAGGCAGCCATTACGAAGTTGTTGCAGTGGATGCATGTTTTGACGGCATGAACCGCGTTAAGAAGCAGCAACTGATCTACGGCCCACTAATGGAGTACATTCAACGCAATGACATCCATGCTCTTTCTATCAAGGCATACACGCCAGAAGAGTGGGAACGTGATAAGAAACTGATGTCACTTTAA
- a CDS encoding calcium/sodium antiporter: MLEAIAFLIIGLGFLVWSADKLVYGAAALARNFGISPLVIGMTILAMGSSAPEMMVSATAALDGKTDTAVGNVLGSNIANIALILGITALIKPLSISSAVIRRELPLMIGVTLLAGALLWDSYLGFYEGILLFVLFAAFLFAMLQISRREKSNGDAFIEEQESEIPQGVSNIKAVMWVIVGLIVLPISADMLVNNAVIIAKYFGMSDLVIGLTIIAVGTSLPELAASLAGVMKGEDDMAVGNIIGSNVFNILAVMGIPGILNPSILSELAMGRDFWVMLGVSLLLVVMALGKSRSVNRIEGGALVVCFLAYQGYLLMNMSA; encoded by the coding sequence ATGCTTGAAGCGATTGCGTTTCTTATTATCGGCCTAGGTTTTTTGGTGTGGAGTGCAGATAAACTGGTTTACGGTGCTGCGGCATTGGCTCGCAACTTCGGAATCTCTCCCCTAGTTATCGGTATGACGATTCTTGCAATGGGCTCTTCTGCCCCTGAAATGATGGTTTCTGCAACCGCAGCACTTGACGGAAAAACGGACACTGCCGTAGGTAACGTGCTTGGTTCAAACATCGCCAACATCGCGCTAATTCTGGGCATTACAGCGCTGATTAAGCCGCTCTCTATTAGCTCTGCAGTAATCCGCCGTGAACTGCCTTTGATGATTGGTGTCACATTGCTGGCCGGTGCACTTCTGTGGGATAGCTACCTGGGCTTCTATGAAGGTATTCTGCTGTTCGTACTGTTTGCAGCATTCTTATTTGCAATGTTGCAGATCAGCCGCCGCGAAAAAAGCAACGGCGATGCCTTTATCGAAGAACAAGAGTCTGAAATTCCTCAAGGTGTTAGTAACATCAAAGCCGTTATGTGGGTGATTGTTGGTCTGATTGTTTTGCCTATTTCTGCAGATATGTTGGTCAACAACGCGGTCATTATCGCGAAATACTTCGGCATGAGTGACCTTGTTATCGGTCTAACCATTATCGCTGTCGGCACTAGCCTTCCTGAATTAGCAGCTTCACTTGCAGGCGTAATGAAGGGCGAAGATGACATGGCTGTCGGTAACATTATCGGTTCTAACGTATTTAACATCCTTGCGGTTATGGGTATCCCTGGCATCCTAAACCCTTCTATTCTAAGCGAGTTAGCAATGGGTCGTGACTTCTGGGTCATGCTCGGTGTTTCTTTGCTGTTGGTTGTTATGGCGCTTGGCAAATCACGCAGCGTCAACCGCATTGAAGGTGGCGCACTTGTGGTTTGCTTCTTGGCATACCAAGGCTACCTGCTGATGAACATGTCAGCGTAA
- a CDS encoding RidA family protein, with product MTKVLHTESAPAAIGPYVQGVDLGNMVLTSGQIPVNPATGEVSSDIAEQARQSLENVKAVVEASGLTVKDIVKLTVFVKDLNDFGTVNEVYGKFFDEHDVANYPARSCVEVARLPKDVGIEIEAIAVRK from the coding sequence ATGACTAAAGTACTTCACACAGAATCAGCTCCAGCAGCAATCGGCCCATACGTACAAGGCGTTGACCTAGGCAACATGGTACTGACTTCAGGTCAGATCCCAGTAAACCCAGCTACTGGTGAAGTGTCTTCTGACATCGCAGAACAAGCTCGTCAATCTCTAGAAAACGTTAAAGCCGTTGTTGAAGCGTCTGGTCTAACAGTAAAAGACATTGTTAAGCTAACGGTATTCGTTAAAGACCTTAACGACTTCGGCACAGTAAACGAAGTTTACGGTAAGTTCTTCGACGAGCACGACGTTGCAAACTACCCTGCACGTTCATGTGTTGAAGTAGCACGTCTTCCTAAAGATGTTGGTATCGAAATCGAAGCTATCGCTGTTCGCAAATAG